In the Oncorhynchus keta strain PuntledgeMale-10-30-2019 chromosome 32, Oket_V2, whole genome shotgun sequence genome, ttttcattagGCAACACACACAGTTAAAATGTGCCATGAATGTATACATATAATTAACTGATTGATTGATAATACAATAATCTTGTCATCAACCACAGCTGAATCCAATGATAGACATATTGCAGTGATGGTTTTGTAAATGGATGTTCAGTCTTAATTATTGTCTAGTGCCGGTATAAGTTAACATCATATCCCTGTAGGTCATCATGGATAACGTCATCATGGTGCTCCAGACAGGTGTGTACAGCCTGCAGGATGGTTTTCAGACGACGGTCCAGCACGGAGAGGTGTtgtacagagaggaggggggccaCACTCTCCAGGGGATCCTGGGACAGAGACTCCCTCATGACATCACTCAGACGGAAGCTCGGGAGGGACAGGAGACGCAGACGCATGAGAGTTGAGCGACGGATcctgagacagagaaagagatttgggagagagaagaaaaagacagagagaaggacaaggggagagagagaggagagaaagagagagagaaggaagacaaggagagagagagagaagtaagacaaggagagggagagagagaaggaggaaagggagagagagaaagagaatgagaaggaagagaggggaagagatgagtCTCCTCTTGCACTTTTTTTCTGCTGCACTTGTCCAGATCTTTATACAAGCTGATAGTTTTACCTGCAACACTGTCGTAAGGGCACCAATATGGAGGGTTCATCCACAGAATGACGCCCAAACCTAAAAATAACATAGTTTCCACAATATTACACAACTGTTATATCGGTATGTATAAACTACAAAAACTTAAACATATGCACTGGCGACGCATCATTCAGGGCAAGTGAGGCACAGCCCAACCACTGTCCAGCAGATGGCCCTGTTTTGCATGTAATTCTGGCATTAATTCGTGTGACAACATTATATCATATCAGTTAGCAAACAGTGTAAACAAAATAACTCCTTGAGTTAATATTACAGCATACTCGACTCCTCCATGTCATATCATTGTTTTGGTCAATTTTCTTTGAGTAAGGCAGATCCAGAATGCAGCTGTTTCAGCCTCGCTCATGTGCCTTCTGTGGCGGAGGGGCAGCCAGAGAAAACACAGAGCGTAGGCATTGTTGATCTTCTCTGGTTGCGCGTGATTGGCTCAGGGTGATGTCACTTACAACACCCCAGCACCTACTGGAAGAGGTTACTGACGACCAGGCAGCTCCTGctccttgggtgctgccatagagttcaGTTGGCAGTGCCTGTCCAAGAAGTCTCAAGGTCATTTGATAAGTCTACATCTTTTCTCCAGTGATTGGACTGATGTGTGTCAACTTCATTGTTTATCTTCTAGCCAGCTGAAAAGTTATCATGTTGACTATCTCCCAGCAAATCATTTTCAAGCTATGTAGAAAATGTAGAGATAAAACATTTCGGTGCTCATCAGCGACTAAACATTGAAATAAGCCCACCCGTTAAAAAGAAAGCAAGCTGGAAAAAAAGATTCAACTGTGGTTGGTGGTGAATAGAAGCAGTGGCTAACATCTGTTTCGAGGTAGCTATTGTTAATGTTTGATGCCATTGTTATACTCATGGAACTATAACTATGCAATGGATGAAGTGAGAGAGTAACTTTATAAACATTGTTGCTTTATTCTAAAACAGAGTGTCTTGGTAAAAGGCAGGCAGACACACTCAGAATGGTGTTTTGGCTGCGTTCCAATACTTTAATAATGTAATATTGTAGACCCATGCTGAATTTGACTATGGGAAGTAAACTGATCATAACTGAATGTTATAACGTTTGTGTCTGTAGTGGTTTCGATGCATATTAGCTTTTTTGATACATCCAATATTTTTATGTTAAAATCGCCactgaacatacagtatgtatcacCTTATAAGGTATTGATGGAAGGTATGGTACTCACGCCCTCCCGTTGTCTAGGTGCAGCAGGAAAGTGTCATTCCCAAACTTTTCAAAAGTCTCGTAGTGATGTCTGTCCATATTACCTTAGTAGGAATTAAAGCAAAACAATAGTTTATTGCTTTCTGTCTATTCAAAATCTGTTCCACATTATCAGTGGACTTAAACCTTGGCACATTCCTAATATGATCGTGTGGGGAAATGTTCAGAACATTTAGTCATTCTTATGGAATGTATTGCTTCAGTGACTAGATAAAAAACAAAAGAAGAGAAAAATCAAGGTAGTGTGTTGAATTGTTACTGATTTCAAGAATATTGGAATTACtgaagtagtaatagtagtagaagCTGTGTCGTTCAGTGTGCTTACTGACTCATGAGGAAGTCCAGAATGACCATGTCAATTAGATCCACTAGTCTGGTGCCTTGGTTGTATGGAGGAGTCTGTTTCACCGTGTCACAGTAATCTGGGTTCTTCTCCCATCTGAAACAGTAGCAGCTGCATGTGAGGTATGGACTCGAACACGTGTATGCTTTAGTCAAATGCACGGGTTTATTCCCAGTGGGGGACAATATGATACTACTACACATGATTACATTGCATTGATCAGTTGAATTCTATCAATGCAATCCAAACGTTAAATTATACCTCCAAGCCATTAGTTTGCcatctactgtacagtatataaccaCTAATACAGATATACACTTCACTTGGTTTCTTCACAACCCCTCCCATAGTTAGAGACCCCCAGGCAAGGGGCCTATTTCGGTACCCACAACCCACGGTGCCAGTTTGGTGCGGCTGTAGGAGCGCCTCCAAGGGGACCTCCAGGAGCGTCTGGGGGCCAGGGAGAGGTCAGGCAGCATGGAGGCCAGGGACACCTCTAAGACCTGGGGTCGACCACACACTGGGTTCTCTGTGGAGCAGTAGTATTCACACTGGCCGTGGAAACACAAATTACCCACTGGGGGAggcggacggagagagagagagacaaggggttTGGTGAATAGTACAGTTAACTGACTAAATGCAAGTAGTAGGCCTACAGTGGACAGTTGTTGCCAAACATTTGGGGTCATAACCCATCTAAAAGCATTTAGAACTTTTTCTTGTGACCAGTCATAAACCCAGAACGACACAGAAAAGTAAACTGTAGCCCACCAGTGCAACCCAACCAACCATTTGGGAAACTCTGGACTATAGCACATAGTGCAAGccactatacacacacaagcTTAATAACAGATTGGACACACCAGGAGAGTTAGATTTGATTATGAAAGCTGATTGGACCAACCGCCACACACCAGGAGAGGTGAAGAAGGTTCTGGATAGTTTGTGGTCTGTGGTGATAGCTCTGATCTCTGTGGTTATGTTGATGAGTCTACCTACCACTGGAGGGATTCTACAGAAACCTAGCACCctgagagaggacacacacacagataaagagagatagaaatcagtggtagtgatttagtagttattttcttctctttcttttgaCACACAGATTAATCTCAGATGGGAGGTCCATTTTTCattgttttcacctgtctaaGTGGAAGGCAGCAATCTCTGCATTGTGTCTCTCAAAGTCAGAGAAGTAGAACAGGTTGAAGtctgtctctgcatctctctcctgcctgcataaaacacacacagaacaatgtgatttttttcaCCTCCAAAATAAGATTACTGTGAAAGAGTAAGAGTGTTATGTGACTGATACAATAaagttgtattgttgtgttgtattgtatagtaTCATATCGCATTGTAAATCATATTGCATATCATAAGGTAGTATATCGTATTGTAAGCCGTATTGTATATAATATTGTTCTTTGATTAACTGCAATGTGCCATTACTATTGTCTAGGCTCAGCTCTGTCAGCTGAGGTTGCTCTTAAATCCTGATAAGACAAAGTTCATGGTTTTCATGAAATCTAAGATGAAACCATtaaagccaatttatgcttgatctgaAAATGTGGTCGGAGGTGCCGTATGGAGGGTGCTCCCTCTGGAGGCATGCGGAGGTCAAATTGAACTCTGTACTGCATCGCCGTGTGCTGCTCAAATTTGAACAATGCGGAGTGCTATATATTActctgcattgacatgattggttgacggtaggtggggcGGGAAGGTCCACAAACTtacttccttgacaacagctctgctctGCTTAACGAAGCGCAAGAAGTAGAAAtaccctgacttctgcagaggccgtGTCGGATATTGTCGTGGAGGAAGAGCATCAGCGTAGCCATGGAGTGAAGCAGTGACAGGACTATGATACAGCTCACTTCACTACTAGAGATTACCCGGTCGGATTGACCATGCAGAGCCTTTTAGACtattccatgcatagtcactatGCAGGACAAGCAAATAGAAAAGGGTATCAACTTACAAGTACTTGAGTTTCTTGTTAGATGAGTGGTTCACATCTAAACCTCACATCTAGGGTCTTGTGAAAAAGCTCAGGCTCAAATTGGGGTTTTATTTTCAAAATAAGTCGTGTTTTTCTTTAAAAAGTGAGAAAAATACTTGTTTCCGCTACCTTCTTGCCTGTAATCGACTATGGTGATAACTTGTACACGTTTTCCCCTGTAGCATCATTACATATGCTGGACACTTTGCACTGCTGAGGTTTGTTACAAACTCCAAAGCCTTGCAAATGTTTTAGTTttatcttatccagagcaacgtACAGTAGTGAGCGCATACATTGTCATACTAGTCcgccgtgggaatcaaacccacaatcctggcattgcaagcgccatgctctaccaactgagccacacggacTGTACCCTCTATATGAGAGTGGGCTGGCCTTCCTTAGCTCTTCAGAGGCTAAGTCATTGGTACGTTTTTATTTATAAGGCCATGCTAAGACTGCTCTACCTGCTTTACCTGTGTACCTACATTGTCCATCAGATTATAATGACAATTATCGCCCATGCTCACAGGACAGCTAGGTGAGAGCTAGGAGAGCTAGGTAAAAAagcgttccagttctctgccctCTCTACTTGGAATGAGCTACAAAATTACTTGAAACTACAGGAGTTCCTCTCCTTCAATTATTTTAAAGCTAGGGTAAAAAACTATGGTGGAAAATTATTTGAAGGGGCGGTCAATATTTTGACCCCTAGGTTCAAACACTCCAATGTGCCTGTTAAATGTATTAGCTGATGTTTTTAAACTGTAGTGCTTTGTGTTTTACGTTGTAAATGTTGACAATGTGTGTGCTGCTTTTTTTCGGCCAGGCCTCTTTTGCTAAATAGATGTTTAATCTCAATGAGACTAACCTGGTCAAATAACGGTCAAGTAAATAAAGATCATACGTCGTATCGTGGATTCTCACCTCATGGGTTTGAGGAGGGCCTGTCCGTAGTTGGGGAATGACATGATCAGCTTGAGCTGGGTACCCCCACTCTTCTGCACTGAAACACACATAACAGACAACGCTACAACGTCACCATAATAATCCCATACCAGCATGCAGACCctcagaacacagagacatatCACTTACCGTACAGTAAAACACATGAAAGTCACAGGGTCTCCACAACATTCAAAGGAAATACACCATAGGTACCTGTCATTGACTGCACTGATGGTGTTCTTTTGGTAATAGTACAGTATTTCTAGTGGATTTTACATAAATGCAGTTACCCCTGTTCTCCACAGGGCGTCCTCATTATATAAAGTACAGAATGTGGCCGAACATCAAAAACAGTCTGGTATCATTTAGTGGTGATTCTAGAATCTAGGAActttagagaggaggagtgagaagaagaggaagatgaggaggagtaTATGAAACGTGGCTATGGGCCAGCCCACACACAATCTAGATTTTTGCGTAATCTTTTATGCTCAACACATACAGTattcaaagtgtgtgtgtatgcgtgtgtttgtgtgtgagcatatgtttgtgtgtgagcaTGGATGTGTGAGTGGGATTTTTTTATGATCAGTGCAGGATTATATTGACTGACCTCAGAACAAAAGATCAGAGGAGCTGGAGATTTCGATTATCTGGCTTTCACATTTCTACTCTGACTGTTTCTTTATACTGTCATCCATTTGCTGACGTTCTAGTTTGGTGTAATCACTTTGTGTATTTTGCAGTTTAAAGACTTATAATTGCTTTCAGTGGTTTTAGATTTTATCCTCACAGTCTATGGTTGATTGATTAGTGTTTAAGAATTGCTTTTGGcttttgtttgtttctttttgtttgtttctttagATTGTGTGTTTAATTatgacactcactcactcactcactcactcactcactcactcactcactcactcactcactcactcactcactcactcacacacacaaaactcccactcccccttccccttccccttccccacaCGCTCAAACCCATACACAGTAGCTTGGCACACAAAAAAAATGCTGGGTTAAAAACAACCCTATTTGGCTTCTTTGGTAAACCAGCGCTGGTtaaatattggacagaacacacactgggttagtttgacccagccagttgggtcACGTTAATATGGATTATACAAACATGGGTTTATTTTACCATCAGTTTTTTTTAACCATTAGTTGGGATGAAATAACAGCTCCATAGGTTATTTTCAGGAGGCATGGCCTATTAGAGACATGGGTTTCAGACAATTATTTTTGGCCACCTGTAATAGCAAATGTATTTCCTGTTCATCAtgtttgtacactgcaaatttcTTTTTTTGCACATGATATATTATAACATAAAACTCATAACATTATTATCTACATATCCCAACATTGAAATATCCATAGGGTCTTGGGAAACATTGATTAAAGTGGCAGTGTTCAACCTTAACATTAAATAACAACAAAGCAGATGAACCGGAATGACATTTACTTTCACAGGTGGCCAAAAAGAACTATCTACAAGCCACGCCCCTGCTAAAGCCAATCCTCTAGTCTTCTGAGCTCacccactgagtcatatttcgataacccagcaccaataacccataACCCGGCACCAATAATCCAGCGTTTTTCTTAAAGAAAACAACCTAAGTGACCCAACGCTTGCAACCCAGCATGGTCAACCAAACAACGGAGCATTTTTTAGAGTACTGCTACTTCCCTGTTTGTATGTGATAGATAAACAAATGTATCCCAACCAAGGCTTCTGAACAGTCTCACAACAGACAGGATTTGAGGGCCATCAGACAATGTTTTACAGCCTCCCAGGGTAATCTCTTCATTCACTGTAATGCCAACTCTTTTGTGTctcatgtgtatgtgtgggttGAATGGGCCCGTGGACAcaaagctagggttaggattggggttATGGCTAGGCTTAGAGTTgagccggggtgtggacatgaagctatggttagggttatggctagtgGTCTGTATAATTCAAGAATAgcatatattgaacaaaaatataaacgcaacatgtaaagtgttggtcccatgtttcatgagctgaaataaaagatccctgaaatgttccatatgcacaaaattcTTATTCTCTCAAATGTTATGcactagtgagcatttctccttttccaagataatccatccaccgaaaaggtgtggcatatcaagaagctgattaaacagcatgatcattacacagctgcaccttgtgctggggacaataaatggccactctaaaatgtgcagttttgtcacacaacacaatgccacagttgtctcaagttttgagggagcatgcaattggcatgctgactgcaggaatgtccaacagagctgttgttagataattttatgttaatttctctaccataagccaactctaatgtcgttttagagaatttggcagtacgttcaactggcctcacaaccgcagaccatgtgtaaccacaccagcccaggacctccacatctggcttcttcacctgcagaaTCGTCtgggaccagccacccggacatctGAAGAAACtgtgcacaactgaagaatttctgcacaaatggtcagaaaccgtctcagggaagctcatctgcgtgcttgtcgtcctcaccagggtcttgacctgaccgCAGTTCGAATTCGTAACCAACTTAATTGGGCAAATGCtgacctttgatggccactggcacactggagaagtgtgttcttcagaggaatcctggtttcaactgtaccgggcagatggcagcgTATATGGCGTTGTgagggtgagcggtttgctgatgtcaacgttgtgaacagagtgccctgtggtgacggtggggttatggtatcagcaggcataagctatgaacAACAagaacaattgcattttattgatggcaattcgAATGcacgagataccgtgacgagatcctgaggtccattgtcgtgccattcatccgctgtcatcacctcatgtttcagcatgataatgtacaGCCCCATGTCggaaggatctgtacacaattcctggtaGCTGAAAATGTCACAGTTCTTCCATGGACTGTATTCTCACAATTAcgcatgtttgggatgctttgGATCGAAGTGTACGACAGTGTATTCctgttcctgccaatatccagcaatttcgtacagccattgaagaggagtgggacaacatttcacaaGCCACAATCAAGATACTGATTAACTCTAtccgaaggagatgtgtcacgctgcatgtggcaaagggtggtcacaccagatactaatCAAAGGGCTACTCAGACCcttcttttacactgctgctactctctgtttattatctatgcatagtcactttaactctacctacatgtacatattacctcaattaccttgactaaccggttcactgtaaggttgtaatcgacgcatgtgacaaataacatttgatttgatttgatactgactggttttctgatccacgcctctaCCTTTTTTTTAACAGATGCttatctgtattctcagtcatgtgaaatccatagattacggccaaatgtatttatttaaattgactgatttccttattagAACTGTAACTCTTTGACATTtttgggtttatatttttgttcaatgtagtTTACTCCATGTCCAGTTCATGCTGATTGATACAGAGTTGATCTCAACTCCGCTTAGTAACACAGTCATCATCTTGTTTGTGGAATTTGGGCTTCCCCTTGGGGTTGAAAGATAAAACAGTACCATCACCATTTTAAGGCTCATGCATTTATCCCAACTGACTTGGAATAGCTACAGTACTTTAGTTTGTTTAAAAGCAAGCTACAGTGGTGCCACAGGCTGTTGTACTGCAGACAGTCGTGTTTGAATTACAATATTTGTGGCTTAGTTTACTCCAAAAAAATGCAtaaattaaagggatacttcgggattttggtaATGAATTCATAATCCTTTAtgtacttccccagagtcaagTGAATTCCTGTATACCATTTTTAAGTCTCTATGTCCAATATGAAGGAAGTTCTGGGTAATTTTGTGAGCTAATGCTAACTAGCCTGCTAGTAtcattccagtcattgcactaacgcTAGCCTCAaccaccacaaccctaacccttcctgtccacaccccagctcaaCATTAACCCTATCCATAACCCAAACCCGAACCTTAACCTTAGCTTCAccatgtccacaccccggctcaaccctaaccGTAG is a window encoding:
- the LOC118365754 gene encoding extracellular serine/threonine protein kinase FAM20C gives rise to the protein MVGWVALCEYYCSTENPVCGRPQVLEVSLASMLPDLSLAPRRSWRSPWRRSYSRTKLAPWEKNPDYCDTVKQTPPYNQGTRLVDLIDMVILDFLMSNMDRHHYETFEKFGNDTFLLHLDNGRAFGRHSVDEPSILVPLRQCCRIRRSTLMRLRLLSLPSFRLSDVMRESLSQDPLESVAPLLSVQHLSVLDRRLKTILQAVHTCLEHHDDVIHDDLQGYDVNLYRH